In Nocardioides luti, the DNA window GGTGTCGGCTAGTGCGCCGCGATCAGTCGGTGGTGACGCCCATGGAGCGGGCGGTGCCCTCGACGATCTTCATCGCGGCGTCGATGTCGTTGGCGTTCAGGTCGGGCAGCTTCGTGGTCGCGATCTCGCGGATCTGGTCCTTGGTCAGCTTGCCGACCTTCTCCTTGTGCGGGACGCCCGAGCCCTTCTTGAGGCCGGCGGCCTTCTTGATCAGCTCGGCGGCCGGAGGCGTCTTCGTGATGAAGGTGAAGGAGCGGTCCTCGTAGATGGTGATCTCGACGGGGATCACGTTGCCGCGCATGGACTCCGTCTGGGCGTTGTACGCCTTGCAGAACTCCATGATGTTCACGCCGTGCGGACCGAGGGCGGTACCGACCGGCGGGGCGGGCGTCGCGGCGCCGGCCTGCAGCTGCACCTTGACGAGTGCAGCGATCTTCTTCTTGGGAGGCATTCCTGTTTTCTCTCTCTCGTGTGGTCATGACGGGGGACTCCCCCCTGCCACATTTCCTGGTCTCTCGATTCCCGTACCTACCGGGTTTCGAGACGCGTCACGCACTCCCTCGCAAGCTCGGGTGTGCGTCGACGCTCCTCAACCTTTTCGCCTGTCCAGCGCTTCGCAAGCTCAGCGCTGGGGCTCAAACCTTCTGGATCTGCGAGAAGCTCAGCTCGACCGGGGTCTCCCGGCCGAAGATCTCGACGAGGGCCTTGACCCTCTGCGACTCCGCGTTGATCTCGGTGATCGTGGCGTGCAGCGTGGCGAACGGGCCGTCCACCACCATGACCGAGTCGGACACGTCGAAGTCGGCGACCTCGACGGGCTTCTTGGCGGTCGCGCCGCCCGAGGGCGACGGGGTGCCGGCGGCCATGGCCTCGGCCTCGGCGCGGGCGACCACGGCGGGGGCGAGCATGTTCTCGACCTCGCTCATGCTCAGCGGCACGGGCTGGTGGCTGTGGCCGACGAA includes these proteins:
- the rplK gene encoding 50S ribosomal protein L11, encoding MPPKKKIAALVKVQLQAGAATPAPPVGTALGPHGVNIMEFCKAYNAQTESMRGNVIPVEITIYEDRSFTFITKTPPAAELIKKAAGLKKGSGVPHKEKVGKLTKDQIREIATTKLPDLNANDIDAAMKIVEGTARSMGVTTD